The Arachis hypogaea cultivar Tifrunner chromosome 19, arahy.Tifrunner.gnm2.J5K5, whole genome shotgun sequence genome has a window encoding:
- the LOC112778999 gene encoding uncharacterized protein — protein MSTDGAERSDTLIKGKCEIGGKILITLFDTGASHSFISFEKANELGLKITMLNYDLQVHTPASETVITGLGCQQFPFQIKHRTFVHDLIYLAMTGLDLILGLDRLSKNHVLLYYFERSLQFMSEGSEGPVVANGYYLNSVMVNCSGKVFPEDIPEFPPSREIEFAIELVPGAGPISIAPY, from the exons ATGTCGACGGATGGTGCTGAGAGGTCAGACACTCTAATCAAAGGTAAATGTGAAATTGGTGGTAAAATCTTAATTACTTTATTTGATACTGGGGCATCACATTCATTTATATCATTTGAGAAAGCCAATGAGTTGGGATTGAAGATAACCATGCTAAACTATGATTTGCAAGTACATACTCCTGCCTCTGAGACTGTCATAACTGGATTAGGTTGTCAAcaatttccattccaaattaagCACCGAACTTTTGTCCATGATTTAATTTATCTGGCGATGACTGGCCTCGATCTCATTCTGGGATTGGATCGGTTATCAAAGAACCATGTTCtcctttattattttgaaagatcACTGCAGTTTATGTCGGAAGGTTCAGAAGGACCAGTGGTGGCGAATGGATATTATTTAAATTCTGTCATGGTGAATTGTAGTGGAA AAGTATTCCCTGAAGACATACCTGAATTTCCTCCCTCCCGAGAAATcgaatttgcaattgagttggttCCTGGAGCAGGACCGATTTCAATTGCGCCTTACTGA
- the LOC112775225 gene encoding agglutinin-2, whose translation MASPHLLSLLSAITIFLTLLSRAHSQDNFTEFTFSKFDSTNIKSLIFQGDAKLSSNYIQLTKTNPTNGNPLKNSVGRVIHSSLIHLWNSKQTPPQFSTIETTFKIRLTSPTREIAGDGLTFFIAPASISKTPIPNDSDGGYFGLFGNNTLPSTVDYPNSPNPIIFVEFDNYVDGRWDPTYKHIGINVNTTRSRAAIPWDRKNGEILTVKVEYNPFNKLLYVTSSYGSDIPYEVSSSVELNGLPEYVKVGFSASTGDSAVENHDLISWSFSSWLHNVSALTTTAQLNQPLQAPEATHASLFSA comes from the coding sequence ATGGCTTCTCCCcaccttctctctctcctttccgcCATAACCATCTTCCTCACACTCCTCTCCAGGGCACACTCACAAGACAACTTCACCGAGTTCACCTTCTCCAAATTCGACTCCACGAACATTAAAAGCCTCATCTTCCAGGGCGATGCAAAGCTCTCATCAAACTACATCCAACTCACCAAAACAAACCCCACCAACGGCAACCCTCTCAAGAACAGCGTCGGAAGAGTCATCCACTCCTCCCTCATTCATCTCTGGAACAGCAAACAAACCCCTCCTCAATTCTCCACCATCGAAACCACCTTCAAGATCCGCCTCACTTCCCCCACAAGGGAGATCGCCGGCGACGGCCTCACCTTCTTCATTGCCCCCGCCAGCATCTCCAAGACCCCCATTCCCAACGACTCCGACGGCGGTTACTTCGGCcttttcggcaacaacaccttgcCTTCCACCGTTGACTATCCAAACAGTCCTAACCCCATCATCTTCGTGGAGTTTGATAACTACGTCGATGGAAGGTGGGACCCTACTTACAAGCACATCGGAATCAACGTCAACACCACTAGATCTAGGGCTGCGATTCCATGGGATAGAAAAAATGGTGAGATCCTCACTGTAAAAGTTGAGTACAATCCTTTCAACAAGTTACTCTATGTTACTTCTTCTTACGGAAGTGACATCCCTTATGAGGTGTCTTCTTCCGTGGAATTAAACGGCCTGCCGGAGTATGTGAAAGTAGGGTTCTCCGCCTCCACCGGCGACAGCGCCGTCGAGAACCACGACCTCATCTCGTGGAGCTTCAGTTCTTGGTTGCACAATGTCTCTGCCTTGACCACCACTGCCCAACTCAACCAACCTCTACAAGCTCCAGAGGCTACACATGCTTCACTTTTCTCAGCTTGA